A section of the Arcobacter roscoffensis genome encodes:
- a CDS encoding DUF1007 family protein, whose protein sequence is MKKILIIIVFFIGIGLNAHPHFFIDSNISFEKGKIKNQWLFDRLNSRVLLFDFDKNSNKKFDEEEKQEFIETHFKTLEQNNYNIFLSDEKEYEIKPSNIDVKFQERRVSLTFDIDVDLSNEFTMCTMDEKIYMAFKLNEVSSSNKLDVQKSEYDFCLGVSSE, encoded by the coding sequence ATGAAAAAGATTTTAATTATAATAGTTTTTTTTATTGGTATTGGTTTAAATGCTCATCCTCACTTTTTTATAGATTCAAACATCTCTTTTGAAAAAGGAAAAATAAAAAACCAATGGTTATTTGATCGGCTTAATTCAAGAGTTTTGCTTTTTGATTTTGACAAAAATTCAAATAAAAAATTTGATGAAGAAGAAAAACAAGAGTTTATAGAAACACATTTTAAAACACTAGAGCAAAATAACTATAATATCTTTTTATCAGATGAAAAAGAGTATGAAATTAAGCCTTCAAATATTGATGTTAAATTTCAAGAAAGAAGAGTTTCTCTTACTTTTGATATTGATGTTGATTTAAGTAATGAGTTTACAATGTGTACAATGGATGAAAAGATTTATATGGCATTTAAGTTAAATGAAGTGAGTTCTTCTAATAAATTAGATGTTCAGAAAAGTGAATATGATTTTTGTTTAGGGGTTTCAAGTGAATAA
- a CDS encoding glycine betaine ABC transporter substrate-binding protein, producing MNRRNFLGLGLGVLALSITPSTLSAIDFRKTNKKIKLGVTDLSFHRIAGSLVANVLKDLGYEVERIYSPHVENFRKLKVGEVDLLTSAWLPSSHGIYKEDTEKTTPLIELGLHYKPYALWGVPDYVPQKDVAEISDLLKPEVIEKMKKDIQGITPGAGITRFSIKMMEEYGLSNAGYRFHTGTEEDCFSAYETAVKNNQWVVVPLWKPQFLHYKYKIRELSDPKGLLGIVDKAVLLLREDKKNLFSQEELKVLDNLKFSNEVIAELDYKVSRENKAIDEVTKQWLKEHSKSL from the coding sequence ATGAACAGAAGAAACTTTTTAGGATTGGGATTAGGAGTATTAGCTTTATCAATAACACCTTCAACATTAAGTGCTATTGATTTTAGAAAAACAAATAAAAAAATTAAGCTAGGTGTAACAGATCTTTCATTTCATCGTATAGCAGGTTCACTTGTTGCTAATGTACTTAAAGATTTAGGTTATGAAGTAGAGAGAATATATTCTCCACATGTAGAAAACTTTAGAAAACTTAAAGTTGGAGAAGTTGATTTATTAACTTCTGCTTGGCTACCGTCTAGTCATGGAATATACAAAGAAGACACTGAAAAAACAACTCCTTTAATTGAACTTGGTTTACATTATAAACCTTATGCACTTTGGGGTGTACCTGATTATGTTCCGCAAAAAGATGTGGCTGAGATTTCTGATCTTTTAAAGCCAGAAGTAATTGAAAAAATGAAAAAAGATATACAAGGAATTACTCCAGGTGCAGGAATTACTAGATTTTCTATTAAGATGATGGAAGAGTATGGATTAAGTAATGCAGGGTATAGATTTCATACAGGAACAGAAGAAGATTGTTTTTCAGCATATGAAACAGCTGTTAAAAATAATCAATGGGTAGTTGTGCCTTTATGGAAACCACAATTTTTACATTATAAATATAAAATTAGAGAACTAAGTGATCCAAAAGGACTTTTAGGAATAGTGGATAAAGCTGTTTTACTTTTAAGAGAAGATAAAAAGAATCTATTTTCACAAGAAGAATTAAAAGTATTAGATAATTTAAAATTCTCAAATGAAGTAATTGCTGAATTAGATTATAAAGTAAGTAGAGAAAACAAAGCCATCGATGAAGTAACGAAACAATGGCTTAAAGAGCATTCAAAATCTTTGTAA
- a CDS encoding choice-of-anchor I family protein, with amino-acid sequence MKRNYLRISFVASAILASITFIGCGSSSSSQTSTSQGSTGTLSLNPNLANIDYTCGDTSGTTNSNGEYTYKDGETCTFTIGGKKLTATPSSKLTIASIAEQNEDVSSEALSAFIIAKMSKKTGKDYDINNLPETFELPEDIEGSSSDALDFSSIEKLSEKLDDADIKEKIKKIKIDVSKKFANKVDVKFKEIQTPTTDAKKTTRQASSEVVINGKTQNISYKTIMATGDSNNGEVFGLSKDYMDETITFSGGTVDDGSPYICNGTNSGVGSGLDYTSFLNKDGNLYMVSQFECQVGSMYMVELEQNEQTGELSAKENSMKFISQKDEFGGFVHCAGQKTPWESHLGSEEYEPDAKAVEQGADSVTGLTGNKYYDEVAKFWKGDATKMSPYYYGWTPEVKITDDGEADYTKHYSMGRMSHELAYVMPDNKTVYLSDDGTNVGLFMFVADKEKDLSAGTLYAAKWNQTSEVGVGAGEADITWVNLGHATDSEIREYLDKDGNIATNDAVKFSDIFDSVSGDTNAGTCPTGYKATNTSAGFECLNLKEGMEKAASRLESRRYAAYMGATTEFRKEEGITFDKNAGKLYVAMSSVERGMEDNKKSEVANTKYDIGGNNDIKVEYNQCGAVYSLDVDTEIAKDTADTTINSEYVVKNMNAVISGTPTTYADGSVYANNTCDVNGISNPDNVTFLENSDILMIGEDTGKHENNAVWAYNVKTKELTRTFTTPLDAETTSPFWYSNLANGYGYLSVVTQHPMKSQSSTLAQKQSTIGYVGPFKNLDELKESNKLNSFEKVATLTTSIEGGSEIVAFDSNTNRMFTTNGANNALDINTVSYDEDKKTMSLTSYKSVDLLIYGNGVNSVAVASGKVAVAVEKVDSQDSSKQVKGSVVVFDTAGEHIQTIEVGYLPDMLTFNEDASKIIVANEGEPNSDYSYDPKGSVGIIDVNNNYSYTDLTFDGIEIPSDVVLKDGVDASLDLEPEYVTVSGNKAYVTLQENNALAIVDISSKKIDSVVTLGFKDHSKEENAIDIEEEGITMLKTYKGLYGMYQPDSIASYEIGSKTYLVTANEGDGREYGEYSNESKIKKLPLDSSISFAYENENDLKVNNELGKNSSGDYEKLYTFGARSFSIWDEEGTLVFDSKNELSKLTAKFMPNLFNQDDGEKDGRSGNKGVEPEALAVGEVNDRTYAFVGLERQNAIVIYDITDAQNSKFVKYIKSDKNENISPEGMKFVKAEDSLTGNALLMVAYEVSGSTAIYEIK; translated from the coding sequence ATGAAAAGAAATTATTTGAGAATAAGTTTTGTTGCTTCAGCTATTTTAGCCTCTATTACTTTTATTGGATGTGGTAGTTCTTCATCTTCACAAACATCAACTTCACAAGGTTCAACTGGAACATTAAGTCTAAATCCGAATTTGGCAAATATTGATTATACATGTGGAGATACAAGTGGTACTACAAACTCTAATGGAGAGTATACGTATAAAGATGGTGAAACTTGTACTTTTACCATAGGAGGAAAAAAATTAACTGCAACTCCTAGTTCAAAACTTACTATTGCTTCAATTGCTGAGCAAAATGAAGATGTTTCTAGTGAAGCATTATCAGCATTTATTATTGCAAAAATGAGTAAAAAAACTGGAAAAGATTATGATATTAATAATCTTCCAGAAACTTTTGAGTTACCTGAAGATATTGAAGGTAGTTCTTCTGATGCATTAGATTTTTCATCTATTGAGAAATTATCTGAAAAATTAGATGATGCAGATATAAAAGAAAAAATCAAAAAAATCAAAATTGATGTGAGCAAAAAGTTTGCTAATAAAGTAGATGTAAAATTTAAAGAAATACAAACACCTACAACAGATGCTAAAAAAACAACTAGACAAGCTTCTTCTGAAGTTGTAATAAATGGTAAAACTCAAAATATATCATATAAAACAATTATGGCTACAGGTGATAGTAATAATGGTGAAGTATTTGGATTATCAAAAGATTATATGGACGAAACAATTACTTTTAGTGGTGGAACTGTAGATGATGGCTCACCATATATTTGTAATGGTACAAATAGTGGAGTTGGTTCGGGACTTGATTATACATCATTTTTAAATAAAGATGGAAATTTATATATGGTATCACAGTTTGAGTGTCAAGTTGGCTCTATGTATATGGTAGAGTTAGAGCAAAATGAGCAAACGGGTGAATTAAGTGCAAAAGAAAATAGTATGAAGTTCATCTCACAAAAAGATGAATTTGGTGGCTTTGTTCATTGTGCAGGTCAAAAAACACCATGGGAATCTCACTTAGGTTCAGAAGAGTATGAACCAGACGCTAAAGCTGTGGAGCAAGGTGCAGATTCAGTTACTGGATTAACTGGAAACAAGTATTATGATGAGGTTGCGAAATTCTGGAAAGGTGATGCTACTAAAATGTCGCCATATTACTATGGTTGGACTCCTGAAGTAAAAATCACTGATGATGGTGAAGCTGATTATACAAAACACTACTCAATGGGAAGAATGTCTCATGAGTTAGCATATGTTATGCCTGATAATAAAACAGTATATTTATCAGATGATGGAACAAATGTTGGATTATTTATGTTTGTTGCAGATAAAGAAAAGGATTTAAGTGCAGGTACATTATATGCTGCAAAATGGAATCAAACTTCAGAAGTTGGAGTTGGTGCTGGTGAGGCTGATATTACTTGGGTTAACTTGGGTCATGCAACAGATAGTGAAATTAGAGAGTATTTAGATAAAGATGGAAATATTGCAACAAATGATGCAGTTAAATTCTCAGATATTTTTGATTCAGTATCTGGAGATACAAATGCAGGTACTTGTCCAACTGGTTATAAAGCAACTAACACAAGTGCTGGTTTTGAGTGTTTAAATTTAAAAGAAGGTATGGAAAAAGCTGCTTCAAGATTAGAGTCAAGAAGATATGCTGCTTATATGGGAGCAACAACTGAGTTTAGAAAAGAAGAGGGTATTACTTTTGATAAAAATGCAGGTAAACTTTATGTTGCAATGAGTTCTGTTGAAAGAGGAATGGAAGATAACAAAAAAAGTGAAGTAGCTAATACTAAATATGATATTGGTGGAAACAATGATATTAAAGTTGAATATAATCAATGTGGGGCTGTTTACTCTTTAGATGTAGATACAGAAATTGCTAAAGATACTGCTGATACTACAATTAACTCTGAGTATGTAGTAAAAAATATGAATGCAGTAATAAGTGGAACACCAACTACTTATGCAGATGGTTCTGTTTATGCTAACAATACTTGTGATGTAAATGGTATTTCAAATCCTGATAATGTTACTTTCTTAGAGAACTCTGATATTTTAATGATTGGAGAGGATACAGGTAAACATGAAAATAATGCTGTATGGGCATACAATGTAAAAACTAAAGAGTTAACTAGAACATTCACAACTCCACTTGATGCTGAAACAACTTCACCATTTTGGTATAGTAATTTAGCAAATGGTTATGGATACTTATCAGTTGTAACACAACACCCTATGAAGTCTCAATCTTCTACACTTGCTCAAAAACAATCAACTATTGGATATGTAGGACCATTTAAAAACTTAGATGAGTTAAAAGAATCAAATAAATTAAACTCTTTTGAAAAAGTAGCAACACTAACTACATCTATAGAAGGTGGAAGTGAGATTGTAGCTTTTGATAGTAATACAAATAGAATGTTTACTACAAATGGAGCTAATAATGCTTTAGATATTAATACAGTTTCTTATGATGAAGATAAAAAAACAATGAGCTTAACATCTTATAAATCAGTTGACTTATTAATTTATGGAAATGGTGTAAACTCAGTTGCTGTTGCAAGTGGAAAAGTTGCAGTAGCAGTTGAAAAAGTAGATTCACAAGATTCATCAAAACAAGTAAAAGGTTCTGTTGTTGTATTTGATACAGCAGGAGAACATATTCAAACTATTGAAGTTGGGTATTTACCAGATATGCTTACATTTAACGAAGATGCTTCAAAAATCATTGTAGCAAATGAGGGTGAGCCAAATAGTGACTACTCTTATGATCCAAAGGGTTCAGTTGGAATTATTGATGTTAATAATAACTACTCATATACTGATTTAACTTTTGATGGTATTGAAATTCCAAGTGATGTAGTATTAAAAGATGGTGTTGATGCTTCTTTAGATTTAGAGCCTGAATATGTAACTGTTTCAGGAAATAAAGCTTATGTAACACTTCAAGAAAACAATGCTTTAGCTATTGTTGATATTAGTTCTAAAAAGATTGACTCAGTTGTTACTTTAGGATTTAAAGACCACTCAAAAGAAGAAAATGCAATAGATATTGAAGAAGAAGGTATTACAATGCTTAAAACTTATAAAGGTTTATATGGTATGTATCAACCAGATTCAATTGCTTCTTATGAAATAGGTTCTAAAACATATTTAGTAACTGCAAATGAAGGCGATGGAAGAGAGTATGGTGAGTATTCTAATGAAAGTAAAATCAAAAAATTACCTTTAGACTCTTCTATTTCTTTTGCTTATGAAAACGAAAATGATTTAAAAGTTAATAATGAATTAGGTAAAAATAGTTCAGGTGATTATGAAAAATTATATACTTTTGGTGCTAGATCATTCTCTATTTGGGATGAAGAAGGTACTTTAGTATTTGATAGTAAAAATGAACTATCAAAATTAACTGCTAAGTTTATGCCAAATTTATTTAATCAAGATGATGGAGAAAAAGATGGAAGAAGTGGAAACAAAGGTGTTGAGCCAGAAGCTTTAGCTGTTGGTGAAGTAAATGATAGAACATATGCTTTTGTTGGTTTAGAAAGACAAAATGCAATTGTAATCTATGATATTACGGATGCACAAAACTCTAAATTTGTTAAATATATTAAATCAGATAAAAATGAAAACATTTCACCAGAGGGCATGAAGTTTGTAAAAGCTGAAGATAGCCTTACAGGTAATGCTTTACTTATGGTAGCATATGAAGTAAGTGGTTCTACTGCTATTTATGAAATCAAATAA
- a CDS encoding RidA family protein, producing the protein MNNIEKRLKELNIELPEAKAGVGAYKSWALFSENIVCTSGQLPWNGDVLAFQGTLGIDVDIKTGYESARLCAIHAIAQLKEATNGDLSKVKQIIRVEGNIQTAPNFYDHADVLNGASELFNEVFGDKGVHTRTAQGMSSSPLNSPTLIYIFAEIEK; encoded by the coding sequence ATGAATAATATAGAAAAAAGATTAAAAGAGCTTAACATAGAGTTACCAGAAGCAAAAGCAGGAGTTGGTGCATATAAATCATGGGCATTATTTTCTGAAAATATAGTTTGTACGTCAGGTCAACTTCCTTGGAATGGTGATGTTTTAGCATTCCAAGGAACATTGGGAATAGATGTTGACATAAAAACAGGATATGAATCAGCTAGACTTTGTGCAATTCATGCAATAGCACAATTAAAAGAAGCAACAAATGGAGATTTATCAAAGGTAAAACAAATAATTAGAGTTGAAGGTAATATACAAACTGCACCAAACTTTTATGATCATGCGGACGTATTAAATGGTGCAAGTGAACTATTCAATGAAGTTTTTGGTGATAAAGGGGTTCATACAAGAACAGCCCAAGGGATGAGTTCATCACCCCTTAATTCACCAACTTTAATCTACATCTTTGCAGAAATTGAAAAATAA
- a CDS encoding DUF445 domain-containing protein, producing the protein MNKSDITNLAALLLMAYGYSNGYDTIFTIGLFALSGSLTNTLAIHMLFEKVPYLYGSGVIENKFSQFKKSIHDLLMNQFFTKEHLKRFFEDEVSSAKNTVDFEKILNKTDFTPAYDSLKSAVMESSFGGMLGMFGGEQALEPLKEPFTKKLRSSIVDISKSDSFQAVLNEALKSDDLSDDIYNKLSSIVNKRLDELTPKMVKEMIQKIIREHLGWLVVWGAVFGGLIGFVSTFL; encoded by the coding sequence ATGAATAAATCTGATATTACAAATTTAGCGGCTTTATTACTTATGGCTTATGGTTATTCAAATGGCTATGACACTATCTTTACAATAGGTCTTTTTGCTTTAAGTGGATCACTTACAAATACACTTGCTATTCATATGCTTTTTGAAAAAGTTCCATATCTTTATGGCTCTGGTGTTATTGAAAATAAGTTTTCACAATTTAAAAAGTCAATTCATGATTTACTTATGAATCAATTTTTTACAAAAGAGCATCTAAAAAGATTTTTTGAAGATGAGGTAAGTAGTGCAAAAAATACTGTTGATTTTGAAAAAATCTTAAATAAAACAGATTTTACACCTGCATATGATTCTTTAAAAAGTGCTGTAATGGAATCATCTTTTGGTGGAATGTTAGGAATGTTTGGTGGAGAGCAAGCACTAGAGCCTTTAAAAGAGCCTTTTACTAAAAAGCTTAGAAGTTCAATAGTTGATATTTCAAAAAGTGATTCTTTTCAAGCTGTTTTAAATGAAGCACTAAAATCAGATGATTTAAGTGATGATATTTACAATAAATTAAGTTCAATCGTAAATAAAAGATTAGATGAATTAACACCTAAAATGGTAAAAGAAATGATTCAAAAAATCATAAGAGAACATCTTGGATGGTTAGTTGTATGGGGTGCTGTTTTTGGTGGACTAATTGGGTTTGTTAGTACATTTCTTTAG
- a CDS encoding nickel/cobalt transporter, with the protein MIEYYGGFLNYIVSKQQELNLLISDYFDRLDSGESMVFFSILFVSFIYGLVHALGPGHGKMVIASYFLAKEAKIKEAFKAGFLTSIIHTISALLITGVLYLFFQRAVTKHFQDINANMYKISAVFIILIALYLLYEVIKDRNEEEKVQRLKSKNLLAVSLSIGIVPCPGVMTIVLFSMILGYINLGILSAITMSIGMGLTISLAAILATQVKNKRFSKYKYFMNILTYGAIVLLISLGVFLLV; encoded by the coding sequence ATGATAGAGTATTATGGAGGTTTTTTAAATTATATAGTTTCAAAACAGCAAGAGTTAAATTTACTTATATCTGATTATTTTGATAGATTAGATAGTGGTGAAAGTATGGTTTTCTTTTCTATTTTATTTGTTTCTTTTATTTATGGTTTAGTACATGCCTTAGGTCCAGGTCATGGAAAGATGGTAATTGCCAGTTACTTTTTAGCCAAAGAAGCAAAAATAAAAGAGGCTTTTAAAGCAGGTTTTTTAACTTCAATTATTCATACCATATCAGCTCTTTTAATCACTGGAGTTTTATATCTATTTTTTCAAAGAGCTGTAACAAAGCATTTTCAAGATATAAATGCCAATATGTATAAAATCTCAGCAGTGTTTATAATTTTAATTGCTTTGTATTTATTATATGAAGTAATAAAAGATAGAAATGAAGAAGAAAAGGTACAAAGACTAAAAAGTAAAAATTTACTAGCTGTTAGTTTATCTATTGGAATAGTACCTTGCCCAGGTGTTATGACAATAGTTCTATTTTCAATGATTCTTGGATATATAAATTTAGGAATTTTAAGTGCTATAACAATGAGTATTGGTATGGGACTTACTATATCATTAGCTGCAATATTAGCAACACAGGTTAAAAATAAAAGATTTAGTAAGTATAAGTATTTTATGAATATTTTAACTTATGGTGCAATTGTTTTATTAATCTCTCTAGGAGTATTTTTATTAGTATGA